In Hevea brasiliensis isolate MT/VB/25A 57/8 chromosome 13, ASM3005281v1, whole genome shotgun sequence, a single genomic region encodes these proteins:
- the LOC110643156 gene encoding probable LRR receptor-like serine/threonine-protein kinase At1g56140 isoform X1 — translation MMISSSSTPVIVFALYALCIIVMVDLVRAQNQTQATTDPNEARALNSIFQKWEISANQDQWNISGELCSGAALGSSPTIDDQTYNPFIKCDCSDNNGTTCHITALKVYAIDVVGVIPDELWTLTSLTNLNLGQNYLTGNLSPSIGNLTRMQYLSIGINSLSGELPKELGLLTDLRSIGFGSNNFSGPLPSELGNCTKLQQIYFDSSGVSGDIPSTYANLKSMVTVWASDNELTGGIPDFIGNWSKLNSLRFEGNSFEGPIPPTLSNLTSLTELRISDLSNGSSSLAFIKDLKSLTILVLRNDNISDAIPSNIGEYQNLTQLDLSFNNITGQIPDTLFNLSQLNFLFLGNNKLDGPLPAQKSTSLLNIDVSYNNLAGSLPSWVNDQNLQVNLVANNFTIDLSNSSGLPSGLNCLQRNFPCNRGFPVYSEFAVKCGGPQITSSNGIVYERENETLGPATYYVTGTSRWGVSNVGYFTGTSNPQYILFSSSQFTNTLDSELFQTARVSASSLRYYGLGLENGNYTVKLQFAETAIEDGNTWRSLGRRVFDVYVQGNRVLKDFDIRKEAGGVSKRAVEKDFTAQVSENYLEIHLFWAGKGTCCIPLQGTYGPSISAISAKPDFIPTVSNNPPTSKKNRTSLIVGIVVGVGAASFLLVLVVFFVIQRRKSTSTYNDEELLGIDARPYTFSYAELKTATEDFSHANKLGEGGFGPVYKGKLGDERVIAVKQLSMASHQGKSQFVTEIATISAVQHRNLVKLYGCCIEGNNRLLVYEYLENKSLDQALFEKTNLNLDWPTRYEICLGVARGLAYLHEESRLRIVHRDVKASNILLDSDLIPKISDFGLAKLYDDKKTHISTRVAGTIGYLAPEYAMRGHLTEKADVFAFGVVALEVISGRPNSDSSLEEEKMYLLEWAWHLHENNCEVELVDSKLPEFSEEEVKRLIGVALLCTQTSPNLRPSMSRVVAMLSGDIEVSRVTSRPGYLTDWKFDDISRSFMDDDAPKGTDNSYYSSSTSTSLVVDAGHQQPSGSTALLHEIIGEGR, via the exons CGAGAGCATTGAACTCTATTTTTCAAAAATGGGAGATATCTGCTAACCAAGATCAATGGAACATAAGCGGAGAACTGTGCAGTGGAGCAGCCCTCGGTTCCTCTCCTACTATCGACGACCAGACTTACAACCCCTTTATCAAATGTGATTGCTCTGACAATAATGGCACCACTTGTCATATCACTGCACT GAAAGTTTATGCAATCGATGTTGTGGGTGTAATTCCAGATGAGCTATGGACTTTGACTTCACTTACCAATTT GAATTTGGGTCAGAATTACTTGACCGGTAACTTGTCTCCATCCATTGGCAATTTAACTCGCATGCAATACCT GAGTATTGGCATTAATTCACTATCGGGGGAACTTCCTAAGGAACTCGGGTTGCTCACTGATCTAAGATCCAT TGGTTTTGGATCAAACAACTTCTCTGGTCCTCTGCCATCTGAGCTTGGGAATTGTACGAAGCTACAacaaat TTATTTTGATAGCTCTGGAGTCAGTGGTGACATTCCTTCAACATATGCTAACCTAAAGAGCATGGTTACTGT GTGGGCATCAGACAATGAACTTACTGGCGGGATACCTGACTTCATAGGGAATTGGTCAAAGCTTAACTCCTT aaggtttgaagggaACTCCTTTGAAGGTCCAATACCACCAACATTGTCCAACCTAACTTCTTTGACAGAGCT GAGAATAAGCGATTTATCAAATGGAAGCTCTTCGTTGGCGTTTATTAAGGACTTGAAGTCTCTAACTATCTT GGTGCTAAGGAATGACAACATTTCAGATGCAATTCCATCCAATATTGGAGAATACCAGAATTTGACACAGTT GGATTTGAGCTTCAACAACATAACTGGACAGATACCAGACACACTTTTCAATTTGAGCCAGCTTAATTTCTT GTTTCTTGGAAATAACAAGTTAGATGGTCCTCTTCCTGCACAAAAGAGTACATCACTTCTAAATAT AGATGTTTCATACAATAATTTAGCTGGCAGCTTACCTTCCTGGGTCAATGATCAAAATTTACAAGT TAATTTGGTTGCCAACAACTTCACAATAGACCTTTCAAATAGCAG TGGTTTGCCATCAGGCCTGAACTGTCTTCAACGTAACTTTCCTTGTAATCGAGGCTTTCCTGTCT ATTCCGAATTTGCAGTAAAGTGTGGTGGTCCACAGATTACATCATCCAATGGGATTGTATATGAGAGGGAAAATGAGACTCTTGGTCCGGCAACATATTATGTTACTGGCACAAGCAGATGGGGTGTCAGTAATGTTGGATATTTTACTGGAACCAGCAATCCTCAGTATATACTTTTCTCATCATCTCAATTCACAAATACTTTAGATTCTGAGTTATTCCAGACAGCAAGGGTCTCTGCTTCATCCCTAAGATACTATGGTTTGGGGCTTGAGAATGGCAATTACACTGTCAAGCTTCAGTTTGCAGAAACTGCAATTGAGGATGGTAACACGTGGAGGAGTCTTGGGAGGCGTGTTTTTGATGTTTATGTCCAG GGGAATCGTGTTTTAAAGGATTTTGACATAAGAAAGGAGGCAGGTGGAGTCTCTAAACGAGCTGTTGAAAAGGACTTCACGGCCCAGGTATCTGAAAATTACCTTGAAATACATTTGTTTTGGGCTGGAAAGGGAACTTGCTGCATTCCTTTACAAGGTACATATGGACCTTCTATTTCAGCAATCAGCGCTAAGCCAG ATTTCATACCAACTGTCAGTAACAACCCTCCAACCAGTAAAAAGAATAGGACCAGTCTAATTGTGGGGATTGTTGTTGGGGTTGGAGCAGCAAGCTTTCTTCTTGTTTTGGTGGTTTTCTTTGTCATTCAAAGAAGAAAAAGTACAAGCACCTATAATGATGAAG AGCTCCTAGGCATAGATGCTAGACCATACACTTTTAGTTATGCTGAACTGAAGACTGCTACAGAGGACTTTAGTCATGCAAATAAGCTTGGAGAGGGAGGATTTGGACCAGTTTATAAG GGAAAACTTGGTGATGAGAGGGTGATTGCTGTTAAGCAACTTTCTATGGCATCCCACCAAGGAAAGAGTCAATTTGTAACAGAGATTGCTACCATATCTGCTGTGCAACATCGCAACCTTGTGAAATTGTATGGATGCTGCATTGAGGGCAATAATCGGCTCCTTGTTTATGAGTATCTTGAGAATAAGAGCCTGGACCAAGCACTATTTG AAAAAACAAATTTGAATCTCGACTGGCCAACACGTTATGAGATATGCTTAGGAGTAGCCAGAGGTCTTGCTTATCTTCACGAGGAGTCAAGGCTTCGAATTGTACATAGAGATGTGAAGGCTAGCAATATTCTGCTTGATTCTGATCTCAtccccaaaatttcagattttggttTGGCAAAACTTTATGATGATAAAAAGACCCATATAAGCACTCGTGTTGCAGGGACAAT TGGGTATCTTGCCCCGGAGTATGCTATGCGTGGACACCTTACAGAAAAGGCTGATGTCTTTGCCTTTGGAGTTGTGGCTCTGGAAGTCATAAGCGGAAGGCCAAATTCAGACTCAAGTCTGGAAGAAGAAAAGATGTACCTTCTTGAATGG GCTTGGCACCTGCATGAAAACAACTGCGAAGTAGAACTAGTAGACTCCAAATTACCAGAATTCAGCGAGGAGGAAGTAAAACGATTGATAGGAGTTGCTCTTTTGTGCACCCAAACGTCACCTAATCTTCGCCCATCAATGTCACGTGTAGTGGCAATGTTATCTGGTGATATTGAAGTGAGCCGTGTAACTTCAAGACCAGGATACTTGACTGACTGGAAATTTGACGATATAAGCAGAAGTTTTATGGATGATGATGCACCCAAAGGAACTGATAATAGCTATTACAGTTCATCTACGAGTACAAGCTTGGTCGTCGACGCAGGGCATCAACAACCAAGTGGTAGCACAGCCTTGCTTCATGAGATCATTGGTGAGGGCAGATGA
- the LOC110643156 gene encoding probable LRR receptor-like serine/threonine-protein kinase At1g56140 isoform X2, with protein sequence MMISSSSTPVIVFALYALCIIVMVDLVRAQNQTQATTDPNEARALNSIFQKWEISANQDQWNISGELCSGAALGSSPTIDDQTYNPFIKCDCSDNNGTTCHITALKVYAIDVVGVIPDELWTLTSLTNLNLGQNYLTGNLSPSIGNLTRMQYLSIGINSLSGELPKELGLLTDLRSIGFGSNNFSGPLPSELGNCTKLQQMWASDNELTGGIPDFIGNWSKLNSLRFEGNSFEGPIPPTLSNLTSLTELRISDLSNGSSSLAFIKDLKSLTILVLRNDNISDAIPSNIGEYQNLTQLDLSFNNITGQIPDTLFNLSQLNFLFLGNNKLDGPLPAQKSTSLLNIDVSYNNLAGSLPSWVNDQNLQVNLVANNFTIDLSNSSGLPSGLNCLQRNFPCNRGFPVYSEFAVKCGGPQITSSNGIVYERENETLGPATYYVTGTSRWGVSNVGYFTGTSNPQYILFSSSQFTNTLDSELFQTARVSASSLRYYGLGLENGNYTVKLQFAETAIEDGNTWRSLGRRVFDVYVQGNRVLKDFDIRKEAGGVSKRAVEKDFTAQVSENYLEIHLFWAGKGTCCIPLQGTYGPSISAISAKPDFIPTVSNNPPTSKKNRTSLIVGIVVGVGAASFLLVLVVFFVIQRRKSTSTYNDEELLGIDARPYTFSYAELKTATEDFSHANKLGEGGFGPVYKGKLGDERVIAVKQLSMASHQGKSQFVTEIATISAVQHRNLVKLYGCCIEGNNRLLVYEYLENKSLDQALFEKTNLNLDWPTRYEICLGVARGLAYLHEESRLRIVHRDVKASNILLDSDLIPKISDFGLAKLYDDKKTHISTRVAGTIGYLAPEYAMRGHLTEKADVFAFGVVALEVISGRPNSDSSLEEEKMYLLEWAWHLHENNCEVELVDSKLPEFSEEEVKRLIGVALLCTQTSPNLRPSMSRVVAMLSGDIEVSRVTSRPGYLTDWKFDDISRSFMDDDAPKGTDNSYYSSSTSTSLVVDAGHQQPSGSTALLHEIIGEGR encoded by the exons CGAGAGCATTGAACTCTATTTTTCAAAAATGGGAGATATCTGCTAACCAAGATCAATGGAACATAAGCGGAGAACTGTGCAGTGGAGCAGCCCTCGGTTCCTCTCCTACTATCGACGACCAGACTTACAACCCCTTTATCAAATGTGATTGCTCTGACAATAATGGCACCACTTGTCATATCACTGCACT GAAAGTTTATGCAATCGATGTTGTGGGTGTAATTCCAGATGAGCTATGGACTTTGACTTCACTTACCAATTT GAATTTGGGTCAGAATTACTTGACCGGTAACTTGTCTCCATCCATTGGCAATTTAACTCGCATGCAATACCT GAGTATTGGCATTAATTCACTATCGGGGGAACTTCCTAAGGAACTCGGGTTGCTCACTGATCTAAGATCCAT TGGTTTTGGATCAAACAACTTCTCTGGTCCTCTGCCATCTGAGCTTGGGAATTGTACGAAGCTACAacaaat GTGGGCATCAGACAATGAACTTACTGGCGGGATACCTGACTTCATAGGGAATTGGTCAAAGCTTAACTCCTT aaggtttgaagggaACTCCTTTGAAGGTCCAATACCACCAACATTGTCCAACCTAACTTCTTTGACAGAGCT GAGAATAAGCGATTTATCAAATGGAAGCTCTTCGTTGGCGTTTATTAAGGACTTGAAGTCTCTAACTATCTT GGTGCTAAGGAATGACAACATTTCAGATGCAATTCCATCCAATATTGGAGAATACCAGAATTTGACACAGTT GGATTTGAGCTTCAACAACATAACTGGACAGATACCAGACACACTTTTCAATTTGAGCCAGCTTAATTTCTT GTTTCTTGGAAATAACAAGTTAGATGGTCCTCTTCCTGCACAAAAGAGTACATCACTTCTAAATAT AGATGTTTCATACAATAATTTAGCTGGCAGCTTACCTTCCTGGGTCAATGATCAAAATTTACAAGT TAATTTGGTTGCCAACAACTTCACAATAGACCTTTCAAATAGCAG TGGTTTGCCATCAGGCCTGAACTGTCTTCAACGTAACTTTCCTTGTAATCGAGGCTTTCCTGTCT ATTCCGAATTTGCAGTAAAGTGTGGTGGTCCACAGATTACATCATCCAATGGGATTGTATATGAGAGGGAAAATGAGACTCTTGGTCCGGCAACATATTATGTTACTGGCACAAGCAGATGGGGTGTCAGTAATGTTGGATATTTTACTGGAACCAGCAATCCTCAGTATATACTTTTCTCATCATCTCAATTCACAAATACTTTAGATTCTGAGTTATTCCAGACAGCAAGGGTCTCTGCTTCATCCCTAAGATACTATGGTTTGGGGCTTGAGAATGGCAATTACACTGTCAAGCTTCAGTTTGCAGAAACTGCAATTGAGGATGGTAACACGTGGAGGAGTCTTGGGAGGCGTGTTTTTGATGTTTATGTCCAG GGGAATCGTGTTTTAAAGGATTTTGACATAAGAAAGGAGGCAGGTGGAGTCTCTAAACGAGCTGTTGAAAAGGACTTCACGGCCCAGGTATCTGAAAATTACCTTGAAATACATTTGTTTTGGGCTGGAAAGGGAACTTGCTGCATTCCTTTACAAGGTACATATGGACCTTCTATTTCAGCAATCAGCGCTAAGCCAG ATTTCATACCAACTGTCAGTAACAACCCTCCAACCAGTAAAAAGAATAGGACCAGTCTAATTGTGGGGATTGTTGTTGGGGTTGGAGCAGCAAGCTTTCTTCTTGTTTTGGTGGTTTTCTTTGTCATTCAAAGAAGAAAAAGTACAAGCACCTATAATGATGAAG AGCTCCTAGGCATAGATGCTAGACCATACACTTTTAGTTATGCTGAACTGAAGACTGCTACAGAGGACTTTAGTCATGCAAATAAGCTTGGAGAGGGAGGATTTGGACCAGTTTATAAG GGAAAACTTGGTGATGAGAGGGTGATTGCTGTTAAGCAACTTTCTATGGCATCCCACCAAGGAAAGAGTCAATTTGTAACAGAGATTGCTACCATATCTGCTGTGCAACATCGCAACCTTGTGAAATTGTATGGATGCTGCATTGAGGGCAATAATCGGCTCCTTGTTTATGAGTATCTTGAGAATAAGAGCCTGGACCAAGCACTATTTG AAAAAACAAATTTGAATCTCGACTGGCCAACACGTTATGAGATATGCTTAGGAGTAGCCAGAGGTCTTGCTTATCTTCACGAGGAGTCAAGGCTTCGAATTGTACATAGAGATGTGAAGGCTAGCAATATTCTGCTTGATTCTGATCTCAtccccaaaatttcagattttggttTGGCAAAACTTTATGATGATAAAAAGACCCATATAAGCACTCGTGTTGCAGGGACAAT TGGGTATCTTGCCCCGGAGTATGCTATGCGTGGACACCTTACAGAAAAGGCTGATGTCTTTGCCTTTGGAGTTGTGGCTCTGGAAGTCATAAGCGGAAGGCCAAATTCAGACTCAAGTCTGGAAGAAGAAAAGATGTACCTTCTTGAATGG GCTTGGCACCTGCATGAAAACAACTGCGAAGTAGAACTAGTAGACTCCAAATTACCAGAATTCAGCGAGGAGGAAGTAAAACGATTGATAGGAGTTGCTCTTTTGTGCACCCAAACGTCACCTAATCTTCGCCCATCAATGTCACGTGTAGTGGCAATGTTATCTGGTGATATTGAAGTGAGCCGTGTAACTTCAAGACCAGGATACTTGACTGACTGGAAATTTGACGATATAAGCAGAAGTTTTATGGATGATGATGCACCCAAAGGAACTGATAATAGCTATTACAGTTCATCTACGAGTACAAGCTTGGTCGTCGACGCAGGGCATCAACAACCAAGTGGTAGCACAGCCTTGCTTCATGAGATCATTGGTGAGGGCAGATGA
- the LOC131169205 gene encoding probable LRR receptor-like serine/threonine-protein kinase At1g56140 — protein sequence MMISSSSTPVLVFALYALCIVVVFDLVRAQNQTQATLDRNEARALNSIFQKWEISANQDQWNISGELCSGAALGSSPTIDVQTYNPFIKCDCSDNNGTTCHITALKVYAIDVVGVIPDELWTLTSLTNLKLDQNYLTGNLSPSIGNLTRMQYLSIGINSLSGELPKELGLLTDLRLIGFGSNNFSGPLPSELGNCTKLQQIFFDSSGVSGDIPSTYANLKSMVTVWASDNELTGSIPDFIGNWSKLNTLRFEGNSFEGPIPPTLSNLTSLTELRISDLSNGSSSLAFIKDLKSLTILVLRNDNISDAIPSNIGEYQNLTQLDLSFNNITGQIPDTLFNLSQLNFLFLGNNKLGGPLPAQKSTSLLNIDVSYNNLAGSLPSWVNDQNLQVNLVANNFTIDLSNSSGLPSGLNCLQLNFPCNRGFPVYSEFAVKCGGPRITSSNGIVYERENETLGPATYYVTGTSRWGVSNVGYFTGTNNPQYILFSSSQFTNTLDSELFQTARVSASSLRYYGLGLENGNYTVKLQFAETAIEDGNTWRSLGRRVFDVFVQGNRVVKDFDIRKEAGGVSKRAVEKDFTAQVSENYLEIHLFWAGKGTCCIPSQGTYGPSISAISAKPDFIPTVSNNPPTNKKNRTGLIVGIVVGVGAASFLLVLVVFFVIQRRKSTSTYNDEELLGIDARPYTFSYAELKTATEDFSHANKLGEGGFGPVYKGKLGDERVIAVKQLSMASHQGKSQFVTEIATISAVQHRNLVKLYGCCIEGNNRLLVYEYLENKSLDQALFEKTNLNLDWPTRYEICLGVARGLAYLHEESRLRIVHRDVKASNILLDSDLIPKISDFGLAKLYDDKKTHISTRVAGTIGYLAPEYAMRGHLTEKADVFAFGVVALEVISGRPNSDSSLEEEKKYLLEWAWHLHENNCEVELVDSKLPEFSEEEVKRLIGVGLLCTQTSPNLRPSMSRVVAMLSGDIEVSRVTTRPGYLTDWKFDDISRSFMDDNTPKGTDNSYYSSSTSTSLVVDAGHQQARGTTALLHEIIDEGR from the exons ATGATGATATCTTCATCTTCAACACCAGTTCTAGTCTTTGCTCTATATGCTCTCTGCATAGTCGTGGTGTTTGATTTAGTTCGTGCACAGAATCAAACTCAAGCTACTTTAGATCGGAATGAAG CGAGAGCATTGAACTCTATTTTTCAAAAGTGGGAGATATCTGCTAACCAAGATCAATGGAACATAAGCGGAGAACTGTGCAGTGGAGCAGCCCTCGGTTCCTCTCCTACTATCGACGTGCAGACTTACAACCCCTTTATCAAATGTGATTGCTCTGACAATAATGGCACCACTTGTCATATCACTGCTCT GAAAGTTTATGCAATCGATGTTGTGGGTGTAATTCCGGATGAGCTATGGACTTTGACTTCACTTACCAATTT GAAATTGGATCAGAATTACTTGACCGGTAACTTGTCTCCATCCATTGGCAATTTAACTCGCATGCAATACCT GAGTATTGGCATTAATTCCCTGTCGGGGGAACTTCCTAAGGAGCTCGGGTTGCTCACTGATCTAAGATTAAT TGGTTTTGGATCAAACAACTTCTCTGGTCCTCTGCCATCTGAGCTTGGGAATTGTACGAAGCTACAACAAAT TTTTTTTGATAGCTCTGGAGTTAGTGGTGACATTCCTTCAACATATGCTAACCTAAAGAGCATGGTTACTGT GTGGGCATCAGACAATGAACTTACTGGCAGCATACCTGACTTCATAGGGAATTGGTCAAAGCTTAACACCTT aaggtttgaagggaACTCGTTTGAAGGTCCAATACCACCAACATTGTCCAACCTAACTTCTTTGACAGAGCT GAGAATAAGCGATTTATCAAATGGAAGCTCTTCGTTGGCGTTTATTAAGGACTTGAAGTCTCTAACTATCTT GGTGCTAAGGAATGACAACATTTCAGATGCAATTCCATCCAATATTGGAGAATACCAGAATTTGACACAGTT GGATTTGAGCTTCAACAACATAACTGGACAGATACCAGACACACTTTTCAATTTGAGCCAGCTTAATTTCTT GTTTCTTGGAAATAACAAGTTAGGTGGTCCTCTTCCTGCACAAAAGAGTACATCACTTCTAAATAT AGATGTTTCATACAATAATTTAGCTGGCAGCTTACCTTCCTGGGTCAATGATCAAAATTTACAAGT TAATTTGGTTGCCAACAACTTCACAATAGACCTTTCAAATAGCAG TGGTTTGCCATCAGGCCTGAACTGTCTTCAACTTAACTTTCCTTGTAATCGAGGCTTTCCTGTCT ATTCTGAATTTGCAGTAAAGTGTGGTGGTCCACGGATTACATCATCCAATGGGATTGTATATGAGAGGGAAAATGAGACTCTTGGTCCGGCAACATATTATGTTACTGGCACAAGCAGATGGGGTGTCAGTAATGTTGGATATTTTACTGGAACCAACAATCCTCAGTATATACTTTTCTCATCATCTCAATTCACAAATACTTTAGATTCTGAGTTATTCCAGACAGCAAGGGTCTCTGCTTCATCCCTAAGATACTATGGTTTGGGGCTTGAGAATGGCAATTACACTGTCAAGCTTCAGTTTGCAGAAACTGCAATTGAGGATGGTAACACGTGGAGGAGTCTTGGGAGGCGTGTTTTTGATGTTTTTGTCCAG GGGAATCGTGTTGTAAAGGATTTTGACATAAGAAAGGAGGCAGGTGGAGTCTCTAAACGAGCTGTTGAAAAGGACTTCACGGCCCAGGTATCTGAAAATTACCTTGAAATACATTTGTTTTGGGCTGGAAAGGGGACTTGCTGCATTCCTTCACAAGGTACATATGGACCTTCTATTTCAGCAATCAGCGCTAAGCCAG ATTTCATACCAACTGTCAGTAACAACCCTCCAACCAATAAAAAGAATAGGACCGGTCTAATTGTGGGGATTGTTGTTGGGGTTGGAGCAGCAAGCTTTCTTCTTGTTTTGGTGGTTTTCTTTGTCATTCAAAGAAGAAAAAGTACAAGCACCTATAATGATGAAG AGCTCCTAGGCATAGATGCTAGACCATACACTTTTAGTTATGCTGAACTGAAGACTGCTACAGAGGACTTTAGTCATGCAAATAAGCTTGGAGAGGGAGGATTTGGACCAGTTTATAAG GGAAAACTTGGTGATGAGAGGGTGATTGCTGTTAAGCAACTTTCTATGGCATCCCACCAAGGAAAGAGTCAATTTGTAACAGAGATTGCTACCATATCTGCTGTGCAACATCGCAACCTTGTGAAATTGTATGGATGCTGCATTGAGGGCAATAATCGGCTCCTTGTTTATGAGTATCTTGAGAATAAGAGCCTGGATCAAGCACTATTTG AAAAAACAAATTTGAATCTCGACTGGCCAACACGTTATGAGATATGCTTAGGAGTAGCCAGAGGTCTTGCTTATCTTCACGAGGAGTCAAGGCTTCGAATTGTACATAGAGATGTGAAGGCTAGCAATATTCTGCTCGATTCTGATCTCAtccccaaaatttcagattttggttTGGCAAAACTTTATGATGATAAAAAGACCCATATAAGCACTCGTGTTGCAGGGACAAT TGGGTATCTTGCCCCGGAGTATGCTATGCGTGGACACCTTACAGAAAAGGCTGATGTCTTTGCCTTTGGAGTTGTGGCTCTGGAAGTCATAAGCGGAAGGCCAAATTCAGACTCAAGTCTGGAAGAAGAAAAGAAGTACCTTCTTGAATGG GCTTGGCACCTGCATGAAAACAACTGTGAAGTAGAACTAGTAGACTCCAAATTACCAGAATTCAGCGAAGAGGAAGTAAAACGATTGATAGGAGTTGGTCTTTTGTGCACCCAAACGTCACCTAATCTTCGCCCATCAATGTCACGTGTAGTGGCAATGTTATCTGGTGATATTGAAGTGAGCCGTGTAACTACAAGACCAGGATACTTGACTGACTGGAAATTTGACGACATAAGCAGAAGTTTTATGGATGATAATACACCCAAAGGAACTGATAATAGCTATTACAGTTCATCTACGAGTACAAGCTTGGTCGTCGACGCAGGGCATCAACAAGCAAGAGGTACCACAGCCTTGCTTCATGAGATCATTGATGAGGGCAGATGA